Proteins encoded within one genomic window of Agelaius phoeniceus isolate bAgePho1 chromosome 9, bAgePho1.hap1, whole genome shotgun sequence:
- the SEC23IP gene encoding SEC23-interacting protein: MAAAKPGGGTGSSTNLLFSSSATELSFNVPFIPVSQAPAAPPGPALLPADDSGEVGEEDSFLGQTSASPNPPQTFSYFSQVPSSSDPFGNIGQPPLTTVSTPVGAPAFSRPPTSLPLVSGSQDGQNAFSPHIPKSQAYSAPPTSQVGMAPYQPPQQSCPPPASAALPVGTPQQQGYNPYRHTTLSSRANPYLTPPQLQQSHPPATASPVPPVQMYQTPPGPLTQFPPSQSQLQPARPAGPLVPAPPVLLQNQYEPVQPHWFYCKEVEDKQIWMPFSILDSAKLEEVYNSVQPDPESVVLSTDGGRYDVFLYERLRKAVYWDEEPSEVRRCLWFYKGDKDSRFIPYTEDFSDKLEAEYKRAVTTNQWHRRLEFPNGETIVMHNPKVIVQFQPSATPDEWGTSQDGQARPRVVKRGIDDDHDEIPDGEMSQIDHLVFMVHGIGPVCDLRFRSIVECVDDFRTVSLKLLQTHFKKYLEEGKVSRVEFLPVHWHSSLHGDATGVDRNIKKITLPSISRLRHFTNETLLDILFYNSPTYCQTIVDKVGMEMNRLYALFMSRNPDFKGGVSVAGHSLGSLILFDILSNQKDLASSVNSGPFSGVNGNVKDVAAHDKQMTEDTSSLGSSIATSADDLCEAEAEEDVPTLQKTLEMLSLSEYVSTFEKERIDMESLLMCTVDDLKEMGIPLGPRKKIANFVKDRAAKQEQKKAVAEKKAVLAATLQTQEDTQKSKEAVSPVSPSESGQMHSKRKLPVGASVSSVNIDYEYFEIGTGQVSVVYSALDFEPDIFFALGSPIGVFLTVRGVEKIDENYRLPTCKGFFNIYHPLDPVAYRLEPMIIEDLDLKPVLIPHHKGRKRLHLELKDSLSRMGSDLKQGFISSLKSAWQTLNEFARAHTSSTQLQAELEKVANQIKEEEEKQVVEAEKITESADPPKDEDVSVKVGMLNGGRRIDYVLQEKPIESFNEYLFALQSHLCYWGSEDTALLFLKEIYRTMNINPEQPQH; this comes from the exons ATGGCGGCGGCGAAGCCCGGGGGAGGCACCGGCAGCAGCACCAAcctgctcttctcctcctccGCCACCGAGCTCAGCTTCAACGTGCCCTTCATCCCTGTCAGCCAAGCGCCGgccgcgccgcccggccccgcgctgcTGCCCGCCG ATGATTCTGGAGAGGTTGGGGAAGAGGACAGCTTCTTGGGTCAGACATCAGCCAGCCCCAACCCCCCACAGACTTTCAGCTACTTCTCTCAAGTTCCCAGCAGCAGTGATCCCTTTGGGAATATTGGACAGCCACCCTTAACAACTGTTTCAACCCCTGTCGGAGCACCAGCCTTCTCCAGACCCCCCACTTCACTTCCACTGGTGTCTGGCTCCCAGGATGGGCAAAATGCCTTTTCACCACatattcccaaatcccaggctTACAGTGCCCCACCCACTTCCCAGGTGGGAATGGCCCCGTACCAGCCCCCTCAGCAGAGCTGTCCCCCGCCTGCCagcgctgccctgcccgtgggcaccccacagcagcagggctacAACCCCTACAGGCacaccaccctgagcagcagggccaACCCCTACCTcacccctccccagctgcagcagagccacccccCTGCCACAGCGTCCCCCGTGCCACCCGTGCAGATGTACCAGACACCCCCGGGGCCGCTGACGCAG TTCCCAccatcccagtcccagctccagcctgccaggcctgcAGGGCCCCTggtcccagcccctcctgtgctgctgcagaaccAATATGAGCCAGTTCAGCCCCACTGGTTCTACTGCAAGGAGGTGGAGGACAAGCAAATATGGATGCCATTCAGCATTCTGGATTCTGCAAAACTAGAGGAGGTCTATAATTCTG tccAGCCTGACCCCGAGAGCGTGGTGCTGAGCACGGACGGCGGGCGCTATGACGTGTTCCTGTACGAGCGCCTGAGGAAAGCCGTGTACTGGGACGAGGAGCCCTCGGAAGTGCGGCGCTGCCTGTGGTTCTACAAGGGAGACAAGGACAGCCGCTTCATCCCCTACACTGAGGACTTCAGTGACAAGCTGGAG GCAGAATATAAAAGGGCTGTAACTACAAATCAATGGCATCGGCGACTTGAATTTCCAAATGGGGAGACAATTGTTATGCATAATCCCAAG GTCATAGTTCAGTTCCAGCCTTCTGCCACACCAGATGAGTGGGGCACCTCTCAAGATGGGCAGGCAAGGCCAAGGGTAGTGAAACGTGGAATTGATGATGACCATGATGAGATTCCTGATG GAGAAATGTCCCAAATTGACCATCTGGTATTTATGGTTCATGGCATAGGTCCTGTATGTGACTTGAGGTTTAGAAGCATTGTTGAATGTG TTGATGATTTTAGGACTGTTTCTCTGAAGTTGTTGCAGACTCACTTTAAGAAGTATTTGGAGGAAGGCAAAGTGAGCAGGGTGGAATTCCTTCCAGTTCACTGGCACAGTTCTCTGCATGGAGATGCAACAGGTGTAGACAG GAACATAAAGAAAATCACTTTGCCGAGCATTAGTCGCCTGAGGCACTTCACCAACGAGACGCTGCTCGACATCCTGTTCTACAACAGCCCCACCTACTGCCAGACCATCGTGGATAAAGTGGGCATGGAAATGAACCGCCTGTACGCGCTCTTCATGAGCCGCAACCCCGACTTCAAAGGGGGAGTCTCTGTGGCTGGGCACAGCTTAG GTTCCTTAATTCTATTTGACATATTGTCTAACCAGAAGGACTTGGCTTCATCAGTAAATTCTGGACCATTCTCTGGTGTTAATGGGAATGTGAAGGATGTGGCTGCTCATGATAAACAG ATGACTGAAGATACCAGTTCCTTGGGCTCCTCCATTGCTACTTCTGCTGATGACCTTTGTGAGGCTGAAGCAGAGGAAGATGTTCCCACTCTGCAGAAGACTCTGGAAATGCTCAGTTTGTCAGAGTACGTGAGCACCTTCGAAAAGGAGCGGATCGACATGGAGTCCCTG CTCATGTGTACAGTTGATGACCTGAAGGAGATGGGGATACCTCTTGGACCAAGAAAGAAAATAGCTAATTTTGTAAAAGACAGAGCAGCCAAGCAG gaacaaaagaaagcagtagcagaaaagaaagcagtgctggctgccacaCTCCAGACTCAAGAAGACACCCAGAAATCAAAAGAGGCAGTTTCTCCTGTGTCACCTTCAGAGTCTGGTCAGATGCACTCAAAGAGGAAGCTCCCAGTTGGTGCATCTGTGTCTTCTGTGAACATTGACTATGAGTATTTTGAAATTGGAACTGGCCAG GTTTCTGTGGTTTACAGTGCACTGGACTTTGAACCAGATATTTTCTTTGCTCTTGGTTCCCCAATTGGTGTGTTCCTTACTGTGAGGGGTGTGGAGAAGATTGATGAAAACTACAGGCTCCCCACCTGCAAGGGCTTCTTCAATATCTATCACCCA CTTGATCCAGTAGCTTACAGGTTAGAACCAATGATCATTGAAGACCTGGATTTAAAACCAGTTCTCATTCCACATcataaaggcagaaaaagacttCATCTGG agcTGAAAGACTCTCTGTCTCGTATGGGATCTGATCTGAAGCAGGGCTTTATTAGCTCTTTGAAGAGTGCATGGCAGACCCTTAATGAGTTTGCACGTGCTCATACATCTTCAACCCAGCTGcaagcagagctggaaaaagTAGCTAACCAAAttaaagaggaggaagaaaagcaagTGGTGGAAG CTGAGAAGATCACTGAAAGTGCAGACCCTCCAAAAGATGAAGATGTTTCAGTGAAGGTTGGGATGCTGAACGGAGGGCGTCGCATCGATTATGTTCTACAAGAGAAGCCAATAGAAAGCTTCAATGAGTACCTGTTTGCTTTGCAGAGTCACCTGTGCTACTG GGGTTCTGAAGACACTGCCTTGCTGTTTCTCAAAGAGATATACAGGACCATGAATATCAAtcctgagcagccacagcatTGA